TGACAATGATTGATTTTCCACAAATGATCTCGGTTTCTCATCGAAATGCACACATGTAGGTTTTTGCAGACCATTACGACAGATGACTTATCCCCACACTTTTCACAATGACTTAATTTTATCATAAACACTAAATTCCTCTTCTTTTAGGTACTTTGACCGCGATATTGAGTGCATCTTCAAGTTTTTCCGGAAAAGGTAGTCGATTACTTCAAACAAAATGCTATGTTGTAATATAAGAAAGGAGCTAGTGACGCCTGGTCAACACTTTACCGTCTAAGCATGTATGcgatataaaataataaaattaggaTTTTGATAAGATCATTTTTGAACTCACTACATATCTCATGCATAGAGAAGTTTAATTAAAACATGAATAACTGTGttggttttgaaaaaaatatgtaaGTTGTATTTCAAACTAGCTTTGCTGTTTTTTATgttgaaatcaaaatataactTGTAAACTTTTCATCACTATCCATGAGTTACAATTCAAGCTTAAAAATCGTAACCGGTATTTACTTGCTTGAGCAAATATAGTTTTTGAGAAGCCACAAAGTTGACCAGCATTCAGTTATGTTTGGCCTCTCAAAAAAGATATTTGCTCAAGCAAGTAAATACTGGTTGCAATTTTTAAGTTTGAACTGAAGGCTTGAATGTTGTTATGATAACACTAACATGGTCTCTCTTTTGGTACTAGGTTTCACCTCTCTTTTGACGAAAAAGAAATTGAGTGTGATGATTCAGATGTAGAGTTAGGTGGAAGTTGCCGGCCTCAGTTTTCAGACATAAATAAAGTTTCTGGTGTCCTGGACAAGGAACTTGAAGCTAGTGGTTTCACTAGAAAGGATCAAGATGATATGGAGAAGGTACTGCCTTTAGTCTTTCATCTATCAAATATCTTCAAACAAATTTCACCACAAGTTTTGGAAGTATGATTTGGTCTTTAAattgtagtagtatttatttctGCATTATTTGTATATAAAGAGCTATTCTATGATTTTAATCAAAGGCTCATATTTGAGGCGAAAGACTTACTCTTCTTAATATGAAGAAGCTGCAACCTTCATTCTTTCCTCTGTCGAATATCTTTAATAGCAAAATGCTTTCCACTACAACGATCAATATCTTTCAATACATGATTGACATGTTTGATGGAATATGGTGTTAATTCTTTAAGTTCTGGCTGCCTGCTAAAGTGGCTTTTGTTTTGATGGTTATTATGCAGTTTGTTGATGGGGATGTTGAAGAAGATCTGGGATCTGATTCTGGAGAAAGTGAGGATGCAGATGATACTGCTCAACACATAAATGATGCAACCCTAAGTGGTTTTGAGTCCTTGAGCTTGACTAAAGAGGTGTGTAGAGTTAACTTATGCATGTTAGCTAAGTTTTTTATTGTATGCCTACAGACTACAGATTCATTTAAGTTTCTATTGTTATTGATTATGTTCAGAATTGTGCATTGACCTCTTGAACGTAAAAAACTCTGGTTGCAGGAAGGAGATAACTTGCACGAAGGTGATTCAGAAGCCAATCAAAACATTTTGCATCAGCATACTTCCAACGAGGCTAGACAAAGTAGCGAAATGGCCTGGGAAGATAGGCAGGTTGAGCACCATGATAGTTCAGCGGACGATAAttctgaagaagaagaagaagaggagcaTGACGATGACCCTGAGCTTGAAAAGCGTCTGACCAAGCAACGACAACGTGCCATCCAAGCTGCTCGTGGGAGGAGGAAAGGTATAACCTCTAGAAATAGTTACAAGGACAAAGGTGGAAAGTCCTCTCATAATTCAAAGATCCAAAAACAATTAGGCAGCTGGTGAGAATGGCTATCGTATCGTACTCGTTGTGAAACAATTCCAAGGCAACTGCCTTAACACTACACATGAGCAGCTCAGATTCGAGAGTAGATATAGTATGGTGCATGTATTTCTTAATATTCAACAGTTCTCAGTTTGATCTGCGTGTAAACTAGCAtgaattttctctttttttgtttaatattatCAATATTGTTGCTGTGTAAGGCCCAGTTTTTAGTGTTTTTTTCACTTCAATTCCTTTCACATAATTACCTTATAATCAAGATGCGAGCGTGGTATAAAAAGAAGAAACACTCACTCATACAACCATATACTAATCACATGAACTCTTAATACAAATCAAGTTGTACTGTCTTGAAATTGACTAATCCAAACACAATCTTGGACACGTATGCTTTGGTTTCAATCAGGTAGTATGTTTGATTTCTGGGGCTGTCCCATTATTGTTGTGTGTAGGTGGACTCTGCATCACCTCAAGTTTGAGAAGAGATCCTTGATGATCCGACACCGAATCCTTGCCCTTGCTAGCGTCCTTGTTCTTAGCCTTTTGAGCCCACCCGACCAGCCCGGCTTGAACATGATCTTTGAATATCGCCTTGTTGAACGAACTCCCCATCTTCAAAACCACCAAATCAATATATCAAAACTCTGTGAATAATCCACAAATCTTCAGTTTTTTAGCAAGTTACCTGCGCAACAATGGCGTAGAGCGGTAGAGTGCTGTAACTGCAAAGGAACTGTACAAACACCCTGCACGAAAACAATCACTCAGTTCATCAATGTATACTAAAACTTAGTAATTATATTGAATTGATGGTTTACGCACCCTATGACAAGTCTAGGAATGACATAGCCGACTTCTCCCATTATGCAGGAGTCGAAGCCATTGAGGAGGAACATCCAGAAGAAGACAGCAATCTCAAAGGCATTTTGGAAGAGAATGATGTGGATAAGTATTAGCACGAGGCGTGGGCGGTGGAACCAGAAATGATCGTCCGAAGGGCTCACAACCAAGTCCCCTTCGACTGCTATGTGCTTCTGCGCCACCTCTCGAGCTAGTTGGATTATTATGTGCTCCAGCTTAGTCCCCAGAGTTAGCAAAAGCTGCATTCATTTCATTTCCAGTTATACCAAATTATTTCATGTTGTATATCTAGAAAATAGGatattactactacttactACTAGAGGAATGAAGGAGATCcagaaatatgcatgccaaccTGAtccaaaaacaaatcaaaattcaTGTTTCAGTCAAGAAAGCATGCATGTATAATTCTCTattgttttcttgatcatgagAATACTAGTAGTTCTTACCATCGACGTTCACCAACAAGAAGAGAAGTACGAACACCCAAAGATACCAACTGCAGTTGAGGTCAAGTGATCAGTGAGAAGAAGAATCAACACCCAAGAGCAAAGGTATCCACTGCTTACCTAATTCCAACTACTTTCTTGAAATCTTTTTCGAGAGCGCGAGTCATGTACTTGTAGAAATTGAACTTGGGATTTCCACGGAAATGATTCTGCATAAAAGTAGGAGGTATAAACAAAAGAACAAATCAAAGATAGACTTATATGTTTATTCTTACCATTACAAGCCAAGCCTGAGAGTGGTGTAGTCTTCTTTGCTGACAGAGTGAAAGAATTGCTTGAAGAAAGAtttctgaaaatggaaaataaaaaaacataacttCTCATGACAATCTGTTCATTTCTCTATACGCCAAATCCGTGTGGTGTGACTTACCACCCATCCAAACAACGACACTTTACCGATGCCGGAAAATCTGTTCCTGATGAAGGCATGATCTTGGACATGAGTCACAGCTGTAAGATTTCAATCAATATGTGATGAgtccaaataaaataaaataaaatcagaagAGAATTATGGTATGCAGAATGACCTTGTTCAGGATCATATTGTTTATTGAGTATGGAATCTTCCCAATGTCTCCACTGCCGTATCTGTCGAAAACACAAGGCAATTAGGTAATGAAGATGAGAGGGAAGTAAGTTGAAGAAAAAGGATAAAATTACCCTCAAACGCCCAAAGATGAGTGTGAGAACTGAGAATACAACATGGGACACAGCCAACACAAAGATGAAAATGTGGAGATCATGCAGAGCTTTCACAGACAGCAACGGTGCCTTTCCCTACAAACATCGTTTcgtgagacagagagagagaaagagataaagagagagagagaggagaccTTGGAATCACAGTAACCTGCAGAGTCATCAGCAGCGGCGAGGAGGTGGCGGGTGGAAGAGAAGGTGAGGAAGTGAGCTGTGGATTTGATCTTTTGTTCCTTGTTGCAAGGGAGCCAATGATGAGTCCAGCCTTTAGGAATGCAGATTTTACTAAGTTTGGATTGAAATGCAGCCAG
This genomic stretch from Salvia splendens isolate huo1 unplaced genomic scaffold, SspV2 ctg128, whole genome shotgun sequence harbors:
- the LOC121789070 gene encoding serine/threonine-protein kinase rio2-like — protein: MKLDVNALRYLTKDDFRVLTAVEMGMRNHEIVPAELIGRIASLKHGGTYKVLKNLLKHKLVHHDSSKYDGFRLTYLGYDFLAIKTLVNRGVFASVGRQIGVGKESDIFEVGTEDGTVLAMKLHRLGRVSFRAVKSKRDYLRHRRSFNWLYLSRLAAIKEFAFMKALEEHGFPVPNAVDCNRHCVIMSLVQGYPLVQVKELPNPDTIFETILGLVVRLAEHGLIHCDFNEFNIMIDDDEKVTMIDFPQMISVSHRNAHMYFDRDIECIFKFFRKRFHLSFDEKEIECDDSDVELGGSCRPQFSDINKVSGVLDKELEASGFTRKDQDDMEKFVDGDVEEDLGSDSGESEDADDTAQHINDATLSGFESLSLTKEEGDNLHEGDSEANQNILHQHTSNEARQSSEMAWEDRQVEHHDSSADDNSEEEEEEEHDDDPELEKRLTKQRQRAIQAARGRRKGITSRNSYKDKGGKSSHNSKIQKQLGSW
- the LOC121789071 gene encoding MLO-like protein 1; this translates as MAGGGGEGASLEYTPTWVVAFVCSVIVAISFLAERLLHSSGKYLLKKNQGSLFQALQKIKEELMLLGFISLMLAAFQSKLSKICIPKGWTHHWLPCNKEQKIKSTAHFLTFSSTRHLLAAADDSAGYCDSKGKAPLLSVKALHDLHIFIFVLAVSHVVFSVLTLIFGRLRIRQWRHWEDSILNKQYDPEQAVTHVQDHAFIRNRFSGIGKVSLFGWVKSFFKQFFHSVSKEDYTTLRLGFMQNHFRGNPKFNFYKYMTRALEKDFKKVVGISWYLWVFVLLFLLVNVDGWHAYFWISFIPLVLLLTLGTKLEHIIIQLAREVAQKHIAVEGDLVVSPSDDHFWFHRPRLVLILIHIILFQNAFEIAVFFWMFLLNGFDSCIMGEVGYVIPRLVIGVFVQFLCSYSTLPLYAIVAQMGSSFNKAIFKDHVQAGLVGWAQKAKNKDASKGKDSVSDHQGSLLKLEVMQSPPTHNNNGTAPEIKHTT